One stretch of Apis cerana isolate GH-2021 linkage group LG8, AcerK_1.0, whole genome shotgun sequence DNA includes these proteins:
- the LOC108000007 gene encoding rootletin isoform X4, with amino-acid sequence MQQQHHERLQHVRELENLRSKMIANICKKTGSEEDTVCVTIQNKTDEENKQQKLAKKKTKKLPENVTETHIKIVGNDFKTHSPILKPKIKTSEIIPENDSLVLEQQSNSITELSSKQYMIESDNKNFEKKNILTKIDKTRYNPDDYIQTTSESITSDSSSSFSDDSSYFSDSGEQNISKEIKTTKYVKCPASDKIQLYDHNKRYNNIYDQPVGIVEKISTWNEPSAMDLAQEIEQAQTVQQNLLENRKHNAKKRGEDAALREKIRRDYQILMQNLDQLAGEERKLKASQIEHYPKDVYIQEERRKLLRNQHKKNLNRALKTLLSEESLNEEQCISHPIERQITLTPRKYDKNIDDCTDWKKSCCFNQHTKTNKILQNKCKESETSREEQILEMLKKVEKQKRLLLQEFGANLPNDIFNASIKSLFEKDKSVQTQLPVQDVCIQKSLSPEIKVINASYDEDIKDKTKEKKELSVKKVEIAVQTITVDRDNIAQDKSTQVQLISQKENESDFVNDEIKTITKHYPIEPRITIIKHEMDSNNSTSSETINANADIDESNNQSPKVILKKKKYNTKILKQTPPKMFHKSCSTRTSKTSSPIKKYSKFLSRSQYSSQRKSLCTEDIPNKKIKMYVDKNGFNIKVKPPQITDITVDVNSQSTQVYSTKSKEEAVSKQQWVQSTSKKIKMKDISDTSTSFASLPSVKPKEIFEALHNNISILEMLDSSANESIRRLRKDISPVSTPDTPSPRTMMMPSNIPHLDRIKKLLRYSSTDSQTNDNDMLLFSKNDNSTSIDSSEHQQNDCLPSKNDDIDLKIPISLGFCLCDNPECKQTHARFDEIRNYALKNCPQILQKYEDLQTTCAERIISLTNLIEKVRNEQKGMELFSLIDPSDETSLMQLPDPQPMTNDLQNVHRLVENIEAIHDQLVKTLIESQKIIKSKIIKEEIDQIKEIGIVSSKCDDNAKDKKELEEIKIKPKILSDEKVNIQLNRFKIQKSTFQASTSTPKHNIWLTPKQYEEEMIEKLSKEILEQSKGFNDNAISQKEIYDSAMKHSIQTSTDNNDFKNETQKNHTTIKKHFNKEIKNIKEFIPLLNDIPKTSKTTDNIMHINGRSKPPVSLLSGPYRTEIESSGHELSTIIEFDTPDTVNKSQNNIRSPLSAKKIAETQITKSTAVVKPSEHINTSHNLDNQHSEKLRNSSIKKLSSIVFTQNLKEASIFLDSPKSSKNIGNQNLMENKNKEQKDIIQENDKKFQCDTVKQESLQTKELQSFRSNSNGPNKECKDNKNKITSTSSNSFSELSGVSQIASTPSSTILKYASSPEEMEIALKKLGLGWAITTLKKTREASALSSSSNSDVTPINTAKRIISPVKKQFENNYGLPDFSDMSSISIKEASKSTEKAVLLKGRTSTPKLQNSNSNSEGTNTSNTNISENFQEPDDVLIIPNISLTKTKSSIKKLENL; translated from the exons ATGCAACAGCAACATCATGAACGATTACAACATGTAAGAGAGCTAGAAAATCTCAGATCTAAAATGATAGCaaacatttgtaaaaaaacaGGGTCTGAAGAGGATACTGTATGTGTTACTATTCAGAATAAAActgatgaagaaaataaacagcAAAAacttgctaaaaaaaaaacaaaaaaattacctGAGAATGTTACAGAAACtcatataaaa attgtaggaaatgattttaaaacacATTCTCCAATTTTGaaaccaaaaataaaaacatcagAAATAATTCCAGAAAATGATTCTTTAGTTCTAGAACAACAATCTAATTCGATTACAGAACTATCATCTAAACAATATATGATTGAatctgataataaaaattttgagaaaaaaaatattctgacaaaaatagataaaacaaG aTATAATCCGGATGATTACATACAAACAACTTCGGAATCTATTACTAGTGACAGTTCCAGTTCATTTAGTGATGattcatcatatttttctGATAGTGGTGaacaaaatataagtaaagaaataaaaacaacaaaatatgtaaaatgtcCAGCTAgtgataaaatacaattatatgatcataataaacgttataataatatatacgatcAACCAGTTGGTatagttgaaaaaatatctacaTGGAATGAG cCAAGTGCAATGGATTTGGCTCAAGAAATAGAACAAGCACAAACTGTTCagcaaaatttattagaaaatcgtAAACATAATGCGAAAAAACGTGGAGAAGATGCAgcattaagagaaaaaatacgTAGGGATTATCAGATTCTTATGCAAAATCTAGATCAACTTGCAGGTGAAGAACGTAAATTAAAAGCTAGCCAAATTGAACATTATCcg aaagatgtatatatacaagaaGAACGAAGAAAACTTTTAAGAAACCAACATAAAAAGAATCTAAATCGTGCATTAAAAACGTTATTAAGTGAAGAATCTTTAAATGAAGAACAATGTATATCACATCCTATAGAAAGACAAATTACACTTACACcaagaaaatatgataaaaatatagatgatTGTACTGATTGGAAAAAATCTTGTTGCTTTAATCAACATACAAAAACcaacaaaattttacaaaataaatgtaaagagAGTGAAACTTCACGTGAAGaacaaatattagaaatgttaaaaaaagttgaaaaacaaaaacgattattattacaagaaTTTGGAGCTAATTTAccaaacgatatttttaatgcatctataaaaagtttgtttgaaaaagataaatcagTTCAAACTCAATTACCTGTTCAAGATGTATGtatacaaaaatctttatcgcCAGAAATCAAAGTAATAAATGCATCTTATGATGAAGACATTAAAGataaaactaaagaaaaaaaagagttatctgtgaaaaaagtagaaattgcTGTACAAACTATAACAGTAGATAGAGATAATATAGCTCAAGATAAAAGCACACAAGTACAATTGATAtcacaaaaagaaaatgaatctgACTTTgttaatgatgaaattaagACAATTACAAAACATTATCCAATTGAACCacgaattacaattattaaacatgAAATGGACAGTAATAATTCAACAAGTTCTGAGACAATAAATGCAAATGCTGATATTGATGAAAGTAATAATCAAAGTCCAaaagtaatattgaaaaagaagaaatataatacgaaGATATTAAAGCAAACTCCACCAAAAATGTTTCACAAATCATGCTCAACTCGTACAAGTAAAACTTCGTCtcctataaagaaatattcaaaatttttatcaagatcACAATATAGCAGtcaaagaaaaagtttatgtACGGAAGACAtacctaataaaaaaattaaaatgtatgtagataaaaatggatttaatattaaagtaaagcCACCTCAAATTACAGACATTACTGTAGATGTAAATTCTCAAAGTACTCAAGTTTATTCAACAAAGTCTAAAGAAGAAGCTGTGAGTAAACAACAATGGGTTCAATCcacatcaaaaaaaattaaaatgaaagatatttctGATACATCAACATCTTTTGCTAGTCTACCATCAGTAAAACccaaagaaatattcgaagctttacataataatatctcTATTCTTGAAATGTTAGATTCTTCAGCAAATGAAAGTATAAGACgtttaagaaaagatattagTCCAGTATCAACACCAGATACCCCATCACCACGTACTATGATGATGCCTTCAAATATACCTCACTtagatagaattaaaaaattgcttaGATATTCGTCTACAGATTCTCAAACGAATGATAatgatatgttattattttctaaaaatgataattcaacATCAATAGATTCATCTGAACATCAACAAAATGATTGTTTACCatcaaaaaatgatgatatagatttgaaaattccaatttcactAGGATTTTGTTTATGTGATAATCCAGAATGTAAACAAACGCACGCTAGATTTGATGAAATTCgtaattatgcattaaaaaattgccCTCAAATACTACAAAAGTATGAAGATCTTCAAACTACATGTgcagaaagaataatttctttaacgaatcttattgaaaaagttcgaaatgaacaaaaag GTATggaacttttttctttaatcgatCCAAGTGATGAAACAAGTTTGATGCAATTACCTGACCCTCAACCAATGACTaatgatttacaaaatgtGCATAGACttgtagaaaatatagaagcAATTCATGATCAACTTGtaaaaacattaattgaatctcaaaagattattaaaagtaagatcatcaaagaagaaattgatcaaataaaagaaataggaaTAGTATCTTCAAAATGTGATGATAatgcaaaagataaaaaagaactagaagaaattaaaatcaaaccaAAAATTCTAAGTGATGAAAAAGTGAACATTCAAttgaatagatttaaaatacaaaaatcaacATTCCAAGCATCAACATCGACACCAAAACATAACATTTGGCTTACACCAAAACAATATGAAGaagaaatgatagaaaaattatcaaaagaaattttagaacaaAGCAAAGGATTCAATGATAATGCAATATcgcagaaagaaatttatgattcaGCTATGAAACATTCTATTCAAACTTCAAcagataataatgattttaaaaatgaaacacaaaaaaatcatacaactataaaaaaacattttaataaagag ataaaaaatattaaagaatttataccATTACTTAATGATATTCCGAAAACATCGAAAACTACAGataatattatgcatattaatGGAAGAAGTAAACCACCAGTGAGTTTACTTAGTGGACCATATAG AACTGAAATTGAATCATCCGGGCATGAATTGTCaacaataattgaatttgatacACCAGATACTGTAAATAAAAGCCAAAACAATATCAGAAGTCCATTGTCAGCGAAAAAGATTGCAGAAACTCAAATAACAAAATCTACTGCTGTAGTAAAGCCATCGGAACACATTAATACATCGcataatttagataatcaaCATTCAGAAAAGTTGCGTAATTCTTCTATTAAAAAGCTATCTTCAATAGTATttacacaaaatttaaaagaagcttcaatatttcttgattCACCTAAATCatctaaaaatataggaaacCAAAacttaatggaaaataaaaacaaagaacaaaaagatattattcagGAGAATGATAAAAAGTTCCAATGTGATACAGTGAAACAAGAATCATTGCAAACAAAAGAATTACAGTCTTTTCGTTCTAATAGTAATGGCCCAAATAAAGAatgtaaagataataaaaacaaaataacgtCTACAAGTTCAAATAGTTTTTCTGAATTATCAGGAGTTTCGCAAATAGCAAGTACCCCTTCTTctactatattaaaatatgcatcGTCTCcagaagaaatggaaattgCTCTTAAAAAACTTGGTCTAGGTTGGGCGATtacaacattaaaaaaaacacga
- the LOC108000007 gene encoding rootletin isoform X3, whose product MEVQQKYQEDMADIGQAHISAALEPDYDALIKEKQRKNKIAALKRGKEARKQIKNTQQKETMQQQHHERLQHVRELENLRSKMIANICKKTGSEEDTVCVTIQNKTDEENKQQKLAKKKTKKLPENVTETHIKIVGNDFKTHSPILKPKIKTSEIIPENDSLVLEQQSNSITELSSKQYMIESDNKNFEKKNILTKIDKTRYNPDDYIQTTSESITSDSSSSFSDDSSYFSDSGEQNISKEIKTTKYVKCPASDKIQLYDHNKRYNNIYDQPVGIVEKISTWNEPSAMDLAQEIEQAQTVQQNLLENRKHNAKKRGEDAALREKIRRDYQILMQNLDQLAGEERKLKASQIEHYPKDVYIQEERRKLLRNQHKKNLNRALKTLLSEESLNEEQCISHPIERQITLTPRKYDKNIDDCTDWKKSCCFNQHTKTNKILQNKCKESETSREEQILEMLKKVEKQKRLLLQEFGANLPNDIFNASIKSLFEKDKSVQTQLPVQDVCIQKSLSPEIKVINASYDEDIKDKTKEKKELSVKKVEIAVQTITVDRDNIAQDKSTQVQLISQKENESDFVNDEIKTITKHYPIEPRITIIKHEMDSNNSTSSETINANADIDESNNQSPKVILKKKKYNTKILKQTPPKMFHKSCSTRTSKTSSPIKKYSKFLSRSQYSSQRKSLCTEDIPNKKIKMYVDKNGFNIKVKPPQITDITVDVNSQSTQVYSTKSKEEAVSKQQWVQSTSKKIKMKDISDTSTSFASLPSVKPKEIFEALHNNISILEMLDSSANESIRRLRKDISPVSTPDTPSPRTMMMPSNIPHLDRIKKLLRYSSTDSQTNDNDMLLFSKNDNSTSIDSSEHQQNDCLPSKNDDIDLKIPISLGFCLCDNPECKQTHARFDEIRNYALKNCPQILQKYEDLQTTCAERIISLTNLIEKVRNEQKGMELFSLIDPSDETSLMQLPDPQPMTNDLQNVHRLVENIEAIHDQLVKTLIESQKIIKSKIIKEEIDQIKEIGIVSSKCDDNAKDKKELEEIKIKPKILSDEKVNIQLNRFKIQKSTFQASTSTPKHNIWLTPKQYEEEMIEKLSKEILEQSKGFNDNAISQKEIYDSAMKHSIQTSTDNNDFKNETQKNHTTIKKHFNKEIKNIKEFIPLLNDIPKTSKTTDNIMHINGRSKPPVSLLSGPYRTEIESSGHELSTIIEFDTPDTVNKSQNNIRSPLSAKKIAETQITKSTAVVKPSEHINTSHNLDNQHSEKLRNSSIKKLSSIVFTQNLKEASIFLDSPKSSKNIGNQNLMENKNKEQKDIIQENDKKFQCDTVKQESLQTKELQSFRSNSNGPNKECKDNKNKITSTSSNSFSELSGVSQIASTPSSTILKYASSPEEMEIALKKLGLGWAITTLKKTREASALSSSSNSDVTPINTAKRIISPVKKQFENNYGLPDFSDMSSISIKEASKSTEKAVLLKGRTSTPKLQNSNSNSEGTNTSNTNISENFQEPDDVLIIPNISLTKTKSSIKKLENL is encoded by the exons ATGGAAGttcaacaaaaatatcaagaagaCATGGCAGATATTGGTCAAGCACATATATCTGCTGCATTAGAACCTGATTATGAtgcattaattaaagaaaaacaaaggaaaaataaaatagcagcattaaaaagaggaaaagaagcaagaaagcaaattaaaaatactcaacag AAGGAGACTATGCAACAGCAACATCATGAACGATTACAACATGTAAGAGAGCTAGAAAATCTCAGATCTAAAATGATAGCaaacatttgtaaaaaaacaGGGTCTGAAGAGGATACTGTATGTGTTACTATTCAGAATAAAActgatgaagaaaataaacagcAAAAacttgctaaaaaaaaaacaaaaaaattacctGAGAATGTTACAGAAACtcatataaaa attgtaggaaatgattttaaaacacATTCTCCAATTTTGaaaccaaaaataaaaacatcagAAATAATTCCAGAAAATGATTCTTTAGTTCTAGAACAACAATCTAATTCGATTACAGAACTATCATCTAAACAATATATGATTGAatctgataataaaaattttgagaaaaaaaatattctgacaaaaatagataaaacaaG aTATAATCCGGATGATTACATACAAACAACTTCGGAATCTATTACTAGTGACAGTTCCAGTTCATTTAGTGATGattcatcatatttttctGATAGTGGTGaacaaaatataagtaaagaaataaaaacaacaaaatatgtaaaatgtcCAGCTAgtgataaaatacaattatatgatcataataaacgttataataatatatacgatcAACCAGTTGGTatagttgaaaaaatatctacaTGGAATGAG cCAAGTGCAATGGATTTGGCTCAAGAAATAGAACAAGCACAAACTGTTCagcaaaatttattagaaaatcgtAAACATAATGCGAAAAAACGTGGAGAAGATGCAgcattaagagaaaaaatacgTAGGGATTATCAGATTCTTATGCAAAATCTAGATCAACTTGCAGGTGAAGAACGTAAATTAAAAGCTAGCCAAATTGAACATTATCcg aaagatgtatatatacaagaaGAACGAAGAAAACTTTTAAGAAACCAACATAAAAAGAATCTAAATCGTGCATTAAAAACGTTATTAAGTGAAGAATCTTTAAATGAAGAACAATGTATATCACATCCTATAGAAAGACAAATTACACTTACACcaagaaaatatgataaaaatatagatgatTGTACTGATTGGAAAAAATCTTGTTGCTTTAATCAACATACAAAAACcaacaaaattttacaaaataaatgtaaagagAGTGAAACTTCACGTGAAGaacaaatattagaaatgttaaaaaaagttgaaaaacaaaaacgattattattacaagaaTTTGGAGCTAATTTAccaaacgatatttttaatgcatctataaaaagtttgtttgaaaaagataaatcagTTCAAACTCAATTACCTGTTCAAGATGTATGtatacaaaaatctttatcgcCAGAAATCAAAGTAATAAATGCATCTTATGATGAAGACATTAAAGataaaactaaagaaaaaaaagagttatctgtgaaaaaagtagaaattgcTGTACAAACTATAACAGTAGATAGAGATAATATAGCTCAAGATAAAAGCACACAAGTACAATTGATAtcacaaaaagaaaatgaatctgACTTTgttaatgatgaaattaagACAATTACAAAACATTATCCAATTGAACCacgaattacaattattaaacatgAAATGGACAGTAATAATTCAACAAGTTCTGAGACAATAAATGCAAATGCTGATATTGATGAAAGTAATAATCAAAGTCCAaaagtaatattgaaaaagaagaaatataatacgaaGATATTAAAGCAAACTCCACCAAAAATGTTTCACAAATCATGCTCAACTCGTACAAGTAAAACTTCGTCtcctataaagaaatattcaaaatttttatcaagatcACAATATAGCAGtcaaagaaaaagtttatgtACGGAAGACAtacctaataaaaaaattaaaatgtatgtagataaaaatggatttaatattaaagtaaagcCACCTCAAATTACAGACATTACTGTAGATGTAAATTCTCAAAGTACTCAAGTTTATTCAACAAAGTCTAAAGAAGAAGCTGTGAGTAAACAACAATGGGTTCAATCcacatcaaaaaaaattaaaatgaaagatatttctGATACATCAACATCTTTTGCTAGTCTACCATCAGTAAAACccaaagaaatattcgaagctttacataataatatctcTATTCTTGAAATGTTAGATTCTTCAGCAAATGAAAGTATAAGACgtttaagaaaagatattagTCCAGTATCAACACCAGATACCCCATCACCACGTACTATGATGATGCCTTCAAATATACCTCACTtagatagaattaaaaaattgcttaGATATTCGTCTACAGATTCTCAAACGAATGATAatgatatgttattattttctaaaaatgataattcaacATCAATAGATTCATCTGAACATCAACAAAATGATTGTTTACCatcaaaaaatgatgatatagatttgaaaattccaatttcactAGGATTTTGTTTATGTGATAATCCAGAATGTAAACAAACGCACGCTAGATTTGATGAAATTCgtaattatgcattaaaaaattgccCTCAAATACTACAAAAGTATGAAGATCTTCAAACTACATGTgcagaaagaataatttctttaacgaatcttattgaaaaagttcgaaatgaacaaaaag GTATggaacttttttctttaatcgatCCAAGTGATGAAACAAGTTTGATGCAATTACCTGACCCTCAACCAATGACTaatgatttacaaaatgtGCATAGACttgtagaaaatatagaagcAATTCATGATCAACTTGtaaaaacattaattgaatctcaaaagattattaaaagtaagatcatcaaagaagaaattgatcaaataaaagaaataggaaTAGTATCTTCAAAATGTGATGATAatgcaaaagataaaaaagaactagaagaaattaaaatcaaaccaAAAATTCTAAGTGATGAAAAAGTGAACATTCAAttgaatagatttaaaatacaaaaatcaacATTCCAAGCATCAACATCGACACCAAAACATAACATTTGGCTTACACCAAAACAATATGAAGaagaaatgatagaaaaattatcaaaagaaattttagaacaaAGCAAAGGATTCAATGATAATGCAATATcgcagaaagaaatttatgattcaGCTATGAAACATTCTATTCAAACTTCAAcagataataatgattttaaaaatgaaacacaaaaaaatcatacaactataaaaaaacattttaataaagag ataaaaaatattaaagaatttataccATTACTTAATGATATTCCGAAAACATCGAAAACTACAGataatattatgcatattaatGGAAGAAGTAAACCACCAGTGAGTTTACTTAGTGGACCATATAG AACTGAAATTGAATCATCCGGGCATGAATTGTCaacaataattgaatttgatacACCAGATACTGTAAATAAAAGCCAAAACAATATCAGAAGTCCATTGTCAGCGAAAAAGATTGCAGAAACTCAAATAACAAAATCTACTGCTGTAGTAAAGCCATCGGAACACATTAATACATCGcataatttagataatcaaCATTCAGAAAAGTTGCGTAATTCTTCTATTAAAAAGCTATCTTCAATAGTATttacacaaaatttaaaagaagcttcaatatttcttgattCACCTAAATCatctaaaaatataggaaacCAAAacttaatggaaaataaaaacaaagaacaaaaagatattattcagGAGAATGATAAAAAGTTCCAATGTGATACAGTGAAACAAGAATCATTGCAAACAAAAGAATTACAGTCTTTTCGTTCTAATAGTAATGGCCCAAATAAAGAatgtaaagataataaaaacaaaataacgtCTACAAGTTCAAATAGTTTTTCTGAATTATCAGGAGTTTCGCAAATAGCAAGTACCCCTTCTTctactatattaaaatatgcatcGTCTCcagaagaaatggaaattgCTCTTAAAAAACTTGGTCTAGGTTGGGCGATtacaacattaaaaaaaacacga